Below is a genomic region from Syngnathus typhle isolate RoL2023-S1 ecotype Sweden linkage group LG3, RoL_Styp_1.0, whole genome shotgun sequence.
TGTGAATTCAACTGAACGCTGACTGAATGTGAATTAAAACTACTGTCCATCTTACCAGTAGAAAACTGTTCGGCCTTGAAGCGTGGcgagggctgctgctgctgctgctgcagttgtTGTAGCTTCTGCTGAAGGCTCACCCCCTTATGCTGCTGCACCGCTGCGGCCAGAGCGTGCGGGTAGGACTGCTGCGTGTGGCCGTGGGCCGTGCCGTGACGATGCATGGTCGTGGGGGCGGACGTCATCGCGGCTTGCATCGATGCTCCCAGCTGAGCCGACGACTGCAGCGGTTGAATCAGGCCGGACGTGCGCGGTTGAAAAGACTGCAGAAAGCTTTGCATTTGGCTGAGGGACGGCGTATCCGCGCTGGTGGGTGCGGCTTCCTCGTCGTCTTCCAGTAGGGCCTGGGGTGGCTGAGCGGAGAGCGTGCCCAGGATGCCGTGCGATGGCGGCGAAGGTACGCGGGGCCGTGAAGCGGGCTGTGGGGGAAGGGGGGCGGAAAGGGAGCTCTGGAGCTGAGGTGACGGCGTGGGGAGAGAGAGGAGCGAGGAGGGGGGCGGGTGAGAGTTCTTGAGAGGAAGCGGTGCTGCGTGGCTGCTAGGTCGTGCTGGCTGCTGGGGAAGTGCGCTATGGATGGCTGGAAATAAAGGAAAGAATAAGGAGAACGTATAAAGACGTTCAGATCCGAGATCCGGTGCAagagctgaacagtcatccgtgCGTTCATCGCATCCCTAACTGCAAAATGGCACTGACCTGGTGAGGGTGTGATGGGACGTTGGTTCAGGAAGAGGTGCGTCTCAGGAGGTGCGGGTCCAACAGGCGCGGTGGCATTGAGGAGGCCAGGTGTGAGCGGCGGACAAACAGCTGTGATGACTGGGCCAGGCTCGCAGTTGGGCTGAGTTAGGTGAGGGTTCATAAAGTGGGTCAAGGGGTCAAAGGCGGGGCTTAACAGCTGGGAAGATTCCAAAGCAGGGACAGGGGCGGTGGGGGCAGGGACGGGGACCGACACAGGGACAGGGGGCGGAGCGACGTATGGGAATTTGGATTGGACCATTTGAGGCTGCGGCGTGCAGGGGCCAGTAACGGTGGTGAtgggctgccgctgctgctgtgtCCTCTTGGCGTCCTTGTTGGACAGAGTCTTCTGCTGCTTGGGAACCAGCCCCGCTAAACAGAAATAGTCCGTTTGAAAAGCATTTCAACAAAAGAATAAAACTGGATCATATTTATTTTGGTACCATTGTCAGAGTCTTCACTATCAGAGGAGTCACTGGAGCCCGAAGATGAAGATCCCGTCTTCAACTTTGTGACGTTTGTCATTTCCAGGGGCTTTTCTACAGCATACCAATCATttcatttattcaaaaaaaaaaacagtattatACCCTCAGACACTTAAAACAGTGCATTTTAGAGTGACCTTTTAATGATGGCACATGTTGTGGGCAGCTTGCAGCACATTGTGGTCACACAAGctactgtttttttcttctctcattTTATCTTAAGAATCCGTGGCTGGTGTCGGCAGCCTCcacattaaataaaaattttttaaaaaagcctaCCTGAGGACTTCTTTTTCCTCTTGAGGCAGCTCGATACGTATTTTTCCAGCTCCCGGAGCGTGGAGGGCTTCAGCGTCTCAAAGTCGATCTCGATCTCGTCCGGGTTGGAGTTTTTCATGGAGGGCTCTCGGGTCTGGATTATGTGCACAACTCTGCCCAGCTTGTCGCCGGGCAACTTGTTGATGTCGAGACTCAGCTGGCGCTTCTCttcgtacgacatgggtttgcCTCCGACGGCCGGCGCGCTCCCGAACAAGTCTGGTGAGGGCACGGAGCTTTTTTTGTAGTCAATTTCCACAGATTCATCCGCTTCGTTCAACCACAACGGAAATTTCCGAACGGTGAGCTAGCATGCATACCCATGTCATCTTCTGCTTCGAGGGAGGCTGACGGGACGAGAGGCGTTGGGGCGCTCTGAGGGGCCACCGCGGGACGACTGTTTTTGATGCCTTCTTTCTTACTGCGATTCATAAACGCATCAGATGATTAGACAATGCATCATTTGCCTTTGAAATGTGTTCATAAGCGTGTCATAAGGGAATAAGTCACAATGTGTAATAAGACAAGTCTGGCTATTTTctataaatatgaaaaaaataaaataaataataaataataaataaataatttataaataataaaaaataaataaaaataaataaaaaaaagaagtcaagcCAACCAAAATAAATTGTGGCCAAAGTATGGTAGGGGAAAAAGAAACCGTTTAGAGATTTCTTATGCCATTTCCAGTCAATTCTATAATTCACTGATCACTCCGATTCTCAATCATCAAAACTGACTGCTATCCACTGTGCTGTCAAAACTACCGACCTAGGCTTCTTCCTCTCCTTCTTGGAGATGAGCGACTCTTTGCCGTTTTTGCTCTTCTTGGAAAGGTGAAGCATGGCAGGCTCGGCGAGTTCCTCCGCTCCCATTTTCTTCTTGTGcttttccttctcctttttctccctctctttctttttGGGCTTGCAGACCTGAGGCTGAGAGAGCGCGGCCAGTTGCTCGTGTACGGCTTTGAGCTGCAGAAAACACAATGAAAtgtggttggaaaaaaaaaatcataaggcACAGCCTCACAAACCCAATCCTAAAATTGTTTCTCGAACCCAGTGTAGTGGCAAATGCACTTTCTTGTGTTTTTTTGAAATAATTCATTTGGAAAATGTACATGTCTGAATAGGAATCGcaccaaacaaagaaaaaatgaagTCCGCTTGTTTGggactttattatttattcatcactcttactattgattgtttgaatttttgccttcttgtttttatattgtgtcgcgtacttgtatgtctatcgtgttatgtgtctcgtcaccgtgggatagagaaaaacgtaatttcggtctctttgtgtgttgtgacgtggagagattgacaataaagctgactttgactttgactttgacttgactttaaaggacttttctggtctgaatacaccccAAGTCTGTTTTTTGCCCAGATCAAACAAGCGgactaaaggacttttctgACTAAAGGACTTCAGGTCTGACTACACccttgatttctttttgtttggtgctGTTTCTATTCAGACTATACTATTTGCAAGCAAAgtatattttgtaaacacatGCACGCTTGTGACGATCCATTGGACAGCAACGACCAGGGCGGTAACACAGCACAAACCCGGAAATGGAGGATGCGAGTCAGGTCGGAATAAACCCTTGAACAATACTGAAGAAATAAATGACACTTGCGTTGTACCACCAACTCTTCAGAAATGTAAGGTGTGCGATACGGTAAACGATAATTGAATGaaatcatttgaatatttttggcgCTTTATTTTTAACGGTTGTTAGTTCAGTAATTGGAAAGCCAAATTGTTTTTGAGGtgtgaaaagatttttttttaaaaacaccgcTTTAACCTGTTCCTGTAAGACAGCCAATCGCTGCTGCTTCTCTTGATCAGGGTCTCCCGCTGACGACTCGGATTCAGACACACTGGAACTGCTGTCTTCTGAGATAAGGGGTGGGGGTGGTGGCGCTTGGCGAGTGGATAGCGCAGGGTGAAGGACAGACGATGGCGTGGGAACCGGGGTCGCCTCCTCGGGCTCGTCAGGCATCTTGGCAAAACGCATCTCAAAAACATCCTGTGAGGAGGTGCAAGGGGACACAATAAGTATTGAGTCAATCCACAAATTCGATATGTGAAGTTACTTTTTTGGGAATAGAAGCTGTAGCTCGTTCGGATCAACACTTGGGCTTACTACAATTTAGTACTCGGAGAGATAAGTCTATTTTGAGAATAAGCAAACGACAAAAGGCATACCTGGAGTTTGCGTGCCATTGCCACCACATCGTGGCCCGGCGGGTTATATTTGTAACAGTTGGAGAACATCAATCGGACATCTGCTGCAAACTCTCGGGGGTCTCTGTATTGCCGGTTGTCCAGCTTTTTCTAAAAGAAGCAAACAAAATATCGTTTAAAGGACAATTAGTTAGGAAGCTGCAGATGCGAGACAGTACAAAATGGCGCTGATATACATACAAATGATTTATTTAGGGTgtaaaatatcatttttagGGGAGAGTACATTTTTTGTCACAAATTACCTTAATGGTGCTTAGGTCCATGGGATgcttgatgatgtcatgataATCATGAAGGCCAAGAGCTTTAGCATCAACGGGGAGGTGAAAGGGCCAAGCGTAGGCAAAGTGCTTCTTGGACAGCATCTCTTTGACCAGGAAGGCGCAGGAATGCATCTGATCTTGACGTTTGGGCGTCAACATGCCTCCTGTCTCCAAACCACCAACCAGTTGGTGCTGGGAGTCAGGCTGCGACGGATCTCTCTTGGGCTGTTTGGATGGGCGAACGGTCTCGCGACGCGGTCGAGTTTCCGCCAAGACGGGAGATGATTCGCTGAGCTGGTCGTTGGCAGTAGGCGTTGTTGTGTCCGCTTTCCTCTTCTGGCTCTTCCGTTGCTGTTGGATCATCACAAGATGTCAAAGGACGCAAACAAAAAGACAGCATGTCAGCTTTTTACTGACTCtcctttaaaaaaactatttcgAGTAATATACTGTTAACTATAACGCtaggaacataaaaaaaaaaaaaagacttgaaaaGCACATTTAATGTGTGAAGTGGGTGCAACAATTATTCGACAACTGAGCCATGATCAAATTATTGAAAAAGCATTTTAATAATCATAATCTTGACTGGCTGTTACCGGAGCCCTGAGCATGTGACATAATTTTCAGTCGACTGCGAATGACAAAATGCACTTTTAAAGGTGTTAATtacacatgaagaaaaaaaattaaaaaaaagaaatcatcaaATTCACTATAGACAAAATGTTAACTTTTTACTGTTGAAAAGACAAAATAGCTTTAGTATCCCTTTAAGGGGTAAAATCGGCATGAATCCTCGGTAGCCCGATCCTGCCGGCGCGTGATGGTAGTTAGCGACGTAGTGACGACGAGAGGGAACTTGGCATGTTTGATGGCGAACTTGCCAAAACGTTTcatttggatacagaagatgatGGATTTGCATCTTAGTATTGATTAACAATgtgagtacaatacagtacatgcTTAAATAGTACAACGGAACTGACTGACTTCCtcctgtgtcattttttttttttttacaccctaagtcatggcatgcatgcgTCCTATAATGAGGTCCGTTCATATGTGTGGATTACGTACAGAAAAGTCCCCGGAAATGAGCGTGCGCCTTTAAACTCGACGCGCCTTacggtgcggaaaatacgctaTATCATATTTATTTTAAGGCCATATTGCTCTGGTAAGGTACCTTGATGAGAGCGGGAGTGCTCTGCATCACCGGGCTAGGATGGAGGCCTGGGTGCGCGGCGGCCGAGGCTGGAGGGGCCACAGCGGTCATGCCCTGGGGCAGGATGCCTGAGAGTGGGTACGGCGGTCCTAGATGGGGGGCGTGGGCTGCGGGTGTAGGAGGCACACGTGGGGGCTGGGCCAGCACAGGCGGGGTTGACGAGGCGTGGGTTTGCGGGAGCCTGGAAGGGGACGAGAAGCCTCGCGTGTGCGGGGTGCTGGATGGGGAGGATAGTTCTTGGCTTGATTCGGACATGCTGATGGGAGCTGAAATCAAGATACAAATGAGCAATGACGAGAAGATCCCAGGTTAAGACCGAGTCCGGCTACGACCCTACCAGGCTCTCGCTTGATGCCGCGGCGTCCCTTGGCGACCACGGCGATTTCCGTCTCTTCCTGTGGCATCTGTGTGATCGTCTGGAGGAAGAGCTTCTCCAAGGCCTTTGCCATCAACACGATGTCATCGTTGGGCTGCGTGAAGCAATGCACAGTTACCATTTTCCGCCTTATTCTCGACCCCCTGAATTCGTGTCCGTACTTGAGTTTCTCTGTAACGCTCATGAATTGTTTACCGTTGATGATTCTATCCTTGAGGGCCATGTGTTAACTATCGCTAAATGGTTACACCCCCTAACAAACGGTTCCGAGATACTGACCTTGTTGTAGATGTAGCAATTAGTGAACATGGTATTGAAGTCATGAATACACTCCTGGGCATTTTTGTAGTAGTGGTTCTCCAGGCGCTTTCTTATTGTACCCATGTCCATTGGGGTTTTGATGATTTTATTGTAGTCCTAGAACCATGGGACAAAGGAAGAAGAGTGTGAAGGCTCTCTCGTTTTCTGGCGGCTACGAATAACACAATGTGCTTGGTGGAATTTGATCTTAATTCACTGGATATCCCACAGGAAGACTTGAGCTCAGTTCGATTCTCATCTTTCTAGGTCACGGTCTTCAATTGAATGACCGCTTGTGGTGGTGTCACTGCTTGTTTCACAGTGATTATATAGACACTGCAACATGATGTACTTTTGACGTCAGTGTctaagagtttaaaaaaaaatctgaaaagtgaCGCATCAGCGTGACGTCATACAAGAGCTGATTTGTCTTTTGCCTCATGACACCACAGAAGATTGGTACCGATGTCAAAAAGGAAGTAAAAGTGTGATGTCAACCACAAACTGGATAGGACCTGATTGCGTCGTGGGAAACACGGACGCTTGGTAGACTATGGATATAAAAGCGCTTTTTAGCACGAAGCACAAGATCTTGCAGTGGCATTTTTAGCAATCCTCCTTTCACCAGTGTACACCATTCATCAAATGGTGAGTACATTTCCATTTTTAAAATCGCCCAGCACTTCTAATTACGCTTGTAATTGAAaaccagaaaagaaaaaaaaaaaaaacaatgtcataAGAACAGTTATATGGTGACGGTCTGACTCTaggatgaattaaaaatatttctaatGGGCAAAATAAGTTTTGAAACACTCTGATCAACCGGAATGTATTGTGTCCCATTGTACTTTGAACACCCGCCTACCACCGGGCAATTGGAAGTACGCGGCTTCATCGAGAAAAACGTGCCACTCACGGGTAAGTTGAGTTTGACGACATCCACGGGAGCATGAAAGGGCCACGCAAACTGGTGCTTCCATAATGTCTTCAGTACCACTTTGAGCAGGTACTGAAAAGAGAAAGTTGTCGCTGTCTGACCCCAGTCGTCACAATAATAATCAATAACGGGCTCTGTCGCTCTTACACACCTGGAGCTGGTTGGTCTGTCGTTTGGGTCTGGTGGAATTCCCTATTTTGGAAGGTGCCGGGTTCAGGATGTGAGGCTGCGGGGCCGAAGGAGGGTTGTGGCTGCTGCCTGGCTCCAGTCCGTCCCCCATCGCAGTGGTGGTCGGCAGCGGCCGAGCCGTCAGTTTAGGCAGATTGGACCTGGCAGGGGCAGGTGGGACCGAGGGGTTCCCCCTCAGGCCATTCCACTCCTCGCTTGACTCTCTGTTCCGACAGTAGTTAAGAGCTTCAAGTAGTCCCTCTCTCATTTTTCCAGCATTATATAgcataatatatttttataaaaataaaaaggtgcCACTGTTGCATACTGAGAATATGTGGACAGACAATTCATGATGATGAAGGTACATCTGTCCCAAAATGAACGCTATGTCATTGTTTCAAGAGACTTACATGTTTGTCGCCGTCTCGCCGTTAAATTGCTCAGTCGTTCATAGTGCGGTCGACAAGGGGGGGGGCGGCGACGCTCTCTGGGGGGTGCAAACCGCAACACGGTGAGGGAGAACTGCACGTCACCCTGACAGAAGAGCAAAGGGGaacaagtaaaaataaataaaaatgaatagctGTTAATTGCAGCGGAAGGGGAGAAGTCACAAGTGCATTTCAGTACGATAAACTCACCTGCCTggtcattttgttgttttgtattgtacatttttttatgaCAGGACTGAAAATACACAGCCAATCACCTGTTCCTTAATCTAAATGTCGAGCATAACTAAAGCTATTCACTAGTACTCTTTCTGTAAGGTCCTCAGAATCCACCCGGCTCCATCTGAATAAAGCCCCAGAGTATATAACGTTGCCAATCGACTTGACGGCAAACAGCAGCATGACGGAATATTCCAGTTGAGGTCCAGAAGGCAAGCGAGGCTCCTTGCCTACTTGTCAGGTTGATGCGGAGAAAGATCCTGATTGCTATCGGCAGTGATGGGAGTTAATAGCTGATTGGCCGGTAACGGGCTACTTATTAAAATGTATGATACATTAAGCGCCCAAGTAAATATTAAGAGCCGTTGGAGATACAAGTTGTCTTGAGACAAGGGCTGGCGGAATGATGACCTGTGTCTATAAATGACATAGATAGTTTGAAATGACAAATTTAAAACTACTACCTTAACTCACATGGCGTGTTGTAAACACGAGTGACGTCATACATGCCTTGTTCACGCTTTTCACTAGGGAAAGGAGACTTCAAAGTTTTCCTCCATCTGTAATAgcttcaagtcaagtttatttatatagtctCAATGGTGGGACTTGATCACTAACTCCACTAATAGCAACGACTCATCATATATATTTCCAATCTTGGGAGCAGATATAGCGTGTATCATTTTCAAAACTGCATAATTTCACCTAACCTTttgcccccgcccccccaaatTCAATACAATTATACAGAGGCGGGGGTACTGTGTTAGTGACGTCACAATGTGtattattttgtcttttctgTCAGGATGAGGTGATGTTCTCTCTCCTTGGAATCCCACAGTTTATCAATCCTTGGTTTGTTTTGGATAACATGACGTCAGAGCTCACCCATTTTGTCCTTTAGTTACAATGGCACCGCATGATTACATCGTCGATGCAGACTCGAAGACAATAATTTCAGTCTTAAAATAGTATTTCCCTTTCAACTGAAAGGCACATATATTTCAGTATTCAACAACCTTTGTGATGTTCATCAAAGAGCATCGAAGCGAATTTTACCTACGTAGGAACTGTTAGCAATTAAACTACTGTGCTCTTGACAGTCGTCTTAAAACAACTAAGGGGAATATTAGGGAATTAACGCAATAATGTTTCCGTGTGAGCTACcaggagcttaaaaaaaaaaagcaagacagCATTCATTTGCCCCCCACCCGAAAAGGGATCGTGCTAGCTGCTACACGCTGTTTAAGCTAACCTTCCATGACTAGCACGTCGCCATGTTTCACCAGTAAGTGTCAACTTCGCACGTAAACGGCCTTTCAGAATACAAACTAAATGGCTCGGGGATTCACGAAAACGAGTTACGTCACGCTGAACATGCCCCCACTCCACTATGGCGCCTCAGCTACGCAGTCTGGGGCACGTAAATTCTGTTATGAATATGGCCTACGGGGGCTACAAACAAACAGCTCGAGCGGGGCTAGCTGCTTTAGCACGAGTGTGAGCTAACGTGCAGTCAGTGTGACCGAGCACTGTCTACAATACCACAAAAGCCATCTGACCCTTGTATTACATAAAGAAAGGAGCCGAGAAACAACATGCGCCATATGTAGCATTAGCCAAATAATCAATCGCGCGTGTGTGGACCGAACCGGTGCAAGGCCCTGCGCGGAGACAGCTCAAGCCGAGGTTCACTCTTGACAGCGGGCGGAAAAACACCACTAATATAGGGCCTTAACGCATTTTAACCGGACCCCGCCGGCATCCCACCCTTGCTCTCTACGTCGGTGTCAACCGAGCGAGCACAATTCATACCTGGCTGATTAGGTTGTCAGCGCTGGGAGGACCTTCCTCGCCCCAAATCCAGAACAAACAGTCCCCTTTCGACGTCGATGACGTCAGACGCACGACGGCCGTGCGGTACCCGGGAAGGACGCGGCTGTCAGTGTCAGGCGAAACTCCGCCCCTATCCTCGGACATATTACGCAATcctgatggaaatgaaaaaaaaaaaatgcttatttaaaaaaaaaaatttctttaaATGTATTGCGTGATAAAATATTGCTTTCAGCGGTAATCCTAGTTTAAATGGCACCatgagcaccccccccccttttaatCCTTCTTGCCGGCATTACGTTCAACACGCACAACACCCCAATGAAAAACACTAGTCTCCTTTATATTTCTCCTTAAAATATATTTACGTTGTCAAtataaatgaggaaaaaaagcagcaaaGATTGATTGCAAATTAGGAAATAAGCACAAGTAAAAGCATAAGCAATAATAACACTTAATTGGAGGGAACATGGAGAACCTGATAGAACCTGTCTGAAGCTTTGAAGTTGACCAAAAGATTTCAAAATGATGCAACAAAAAGACACGGTCCCAAGAATTTCCAAACATAAAATGAGTACGATCAAGTTGAGTTTGGAAGAAGTCAGATGAGTCAAATATGAGTCAATTGAGTCAAATACGAGTCAATTGAGTCAAAATAGCTTGTTGACAGTTTCGGATGCTTAACTGTTTCCTCTACAGGATAATGAATTGTAC
It encodes:
- the LOC133150859 gene encoding bromodomain-containing protein 4-like isoform X2, which produces MGDGLEPGSSHNPPSAPQPHILNPAPSKIGNSTRPKRQTNQLQYLLKVVLKTLWKHQFAWPFHAPVDVVKLNLPDYNKIIKTPMDMGTIRKRLENHYYKNAQECIHDFNTMFTNCYIYNKPNDDIVLMAKALEKLFLQTITQMPQEETEIAVVAKGRRGIKREPAPISMSESSQELSSPSSTPHTRGFSSPSRLPQTHASSTPPVLAQPPRVPPTPAAHAPHLGPPYPLSGILPQGMTAVAPPASAAAHPGLHPSPVMQSTPALIKQRKSQKRKADTTTPTANDQLSESSPVLAETRPRRETVRPSKQPKRDPSQPDSQHQLVGGLETGGMLTPKRQDQMHSCAFLVKEMLSKKHFAYAWPFHLPVDAKALGLHDYHDIIKHPMDLSTIKKKLDNRQYRDPREFAADVRLMFSNCYKYNPPGHDVVAMARKLQDVFEMRFAKMPDEPEEATPVPTPSSVLHPALSTRQAPPPPPLISEDSSSSVSESESSAGDPDQEKQQRLAVLQEQLKAVHEQLAALSQPQVCKPKKKEREKKEKEKHKKKMGAEELAEPAMLHLSKKSKNGKESLISKKERKKPSKKEGIKNSRPAVAPQSAPTPLVPSASLEAEDDMDLFGSAPAVGGKPMSYEEKRQLSLDINKLPGDKLGRVVHIIQTREPSMKNSNPDEIEIDFETLKPSTLRELEKYVSSCLKRKKKSSEKPLEMTNVTKLKTGSSSSGSSDSSDSEDSDNAGLVPKQQKTLSNKDAKRTQQQRQPITTVTGPCTPQPQMVQSKFPYVAPPPVPVSVPVPAPTAPVPALESSQLLSPAFDPLTHFMNPHLTQPNCEPGPVITAVCPPLTPGLLNATAPVGPAPPETHLFLNQRPITPSPAIHSALPQQPARPSSHAAPLPLKNSHPPPSSLLSLPTPSPQLQSSLSAPLPPQPASRPRVPSPPSHGILGTLSAQPPQALLEDDEEAAPTSADTPSLSQMQSFLQSFQPRTSGLIQPLQSSAQLGASMQAAMTSAPTTMHRHGTAHGHTQQSYPHALAAAVQQHKGVSLQQKLQQLQQQQQQPSPRFKAEQFSTGCLRRDSPSPLMMHCPLMPQFQTTGQQSPSQIEKNDQSSDLVKEEKAPPSPVLTPPPFSPAMRLDSQKHDSKNRLEGKSLDASRPSSRLPDSLVQACPQQDTKVKQEPKTPTASKRTPDVKLKNMGSWASFSQRSQSTPASAVRSSSDSFEQFRRAAREKEERERQLKAQAQQARREQVKLRHDDDSVEHARRAPEDTRRRQEQQPSPLAPTPPASTPPTHSPQPPPIPPPAPSPTSSAVQNALDQQREMARRREQERRRREAMADTIDINFQSDLMAIFEENLF
- the LOC133150859 gene encoding bromodomain-containing protein 4-like isoform X1, which gives rise to MGDGLEPGSSHNPPSAPQPHILNPAPSKIGNSTRPKRQTNQLQYLLKVVLKTLWKHQFAWPFHAPVDVVKLNLPDYNKIIKTPMDMGTIRKRLENHYYKNAQECIHDFNTMFTNCYIYNKPNDDIVLMAKALEKLFLQTITQMPQEETEIAVVAKGRRGIKREPAPISMSESSQELSSPSSTPHTRGFSSPSRLPQTHASSTPPVLAQPPRVPPTPAAHAPHLGPPYPLSGILPQGMTAVAPPASAAAHPGLHPSPVMQSTPALIKQRKSQKRKADTTTPTANDQLSESSPVLAETRPRRETVRPSKQPKRDPSQPDSQHQLVGGLETGGMLTPKRQDQMHSCAFLVKEMLSKKHFAYAWPFHLPVDAKALGLHDYHDIIKHPMDLSTIKKKLDNRQYRDPREFAADVRLMFSNCYKYNPPGHDVVAMARKLQDVFEMRFAKMPDEPEEATPVPTPSSVLHPALSTRQAPPPPPLISEDSSSSVSESESSAGDPDQEKQQRLAVLQEQLKAVHEQLAALSQPQVCKPKKKEREKKEKEKHKKKMGAEELAEPAMLHLSKKSKNGKESLISKKERKKPSKKEGIKNSRPAVAPQSAPTPLVPSASLEAEDDMDLFGSAPAVGGKPMSYEEKRQLSLDINKLPGDKLGRVVHIIQTREPSMKNSNPDEIEIDFETLKPSTLRELEKYVSSCLKRKKKSSEKPLEMTNVTKLKTGSSSSGSSDSSDSEDSDNAGLVPKQQKTLSNKDAKRTQQQRQPITTVTGPCTPQPQMVQSKFPYVAPPPVPVSVPVPAPTAPVPALESSQLLSPAFDPLTHFMNPHLTQPNCEPGPVITAVCPPLTPGLLNATAPVGPAPPETHLFLNQRPITPSPAIHSALPQQPARPSSHAAPLPLKNSHPPPSSLLSLPTPSPQLQSSLSAPLPPQPASRPRVPSPPSHGILGTLSAQPPQALLEDDEEAAPTSADTPSLSQMQSFLQSFQPRTSGLIQPLQSSAQLGASMQAAMTSAPTTMHRHGTAHGHTQQSYPHALAAAVQQHKGVSLQQKLQQLQQQQQQPSPRFKAEQFSTAAALAGCLRRDSPSPLMMHCPLMPQFQTTGQQSPSQIEKNDQSSDLVKEEKAPPSPVLTPPPFSPAMRLDSQKHDSKNRLEGKSLDASRPSSRLPDSLVQACPQQDTKVKQEPKTPTASKRTPDVKLKNMGSWASFSQRSQSTPASAVRSSSDSFEQFRRAAREKEERERQLKAQAQQARREQVKLRHDDDSVEHARRAPEDTRRRQEQQPSPLAPTPPASTPPTHSPQPPPIPPPAPSPTSSAVQNALDQQREMARRREQERRRREAMADTIDINFQSDLMAIFEENLF